The Pyrenophora tritici-repentis strain M4 chromosome 2, whole genome shotgun sequence genome window below encodes:
- a CDS encoding Tymo-45kd-70kd multi-domain protein: MLNLFRRHKKKRSLTTEDTHNQDRRTPSIASLEIDQSSSPPSTKYASSKQSLSTTKAQPAPPQLSYSSPETPTQHSRLVFEATNKSNTSLLQPESLPVTSSASADNTSEPTTPVAQQQDSPTLPSLPQFTAESDPFVTSLATIQTPQASRTSNMSLRLPSSHGQANGQNGANGLNMTFSPPSSPQTLFRSKGRLPSFTSSRATSGNFSSMRSPTKRMTGTNNYQNSIVQDSAASLKKRSLAELGVGAYQNISDVSYVSFLEWIRSERLTTLPHKGSRWDKVLIRALYFAEQLHNFEQAIQPFAQDSSYAASVGYGHAQLLLELSHHNSAALDKAFSVFYKFAMSFHSVLHRSELLAASSEIREQICLLYTDLIALVVDVAVKFYKTVKGMTPGSTSLDIFELFGETIETFRTRQNTVIELIWQSQIENEEFEDGEAIDVQHLSRWLASQDRVIAAITRDHETYVDNQAVRYSSTIY, encoded by the exons ATGCTAAATCTATTCA GAAGACATAAGAAGAAGCGCTCCCTGACAACTGAAGACACTCACAATCAAGATAGACGAACCCCTTCTATCGCATCACTTGAGATAGACCAGTCTTCATCCCCTCCCTCTACCAAGTACGCATCTTCGAAGCAGTCTCTTTCAACAACAAAGGCACAACCAGCTCCCCCACAGCTTAGCTACTCTTCGCCCGAAACTCCTACACAGCACTCGCGGTTAGTTTTCGAAGCTACCAACAAGTCAAATACCTCTCTGCTACAGCCAGAGTCTTTGCCTGTCACATCATCTGCATCTGCGGATAACACCTCAGAGCCCACTACACCTGTTGCACAACAGCAGGATAGTCCGACTTTACCCTCTCTTCCGCAATTTACCGCTGAATCAGACCCATTTGTTACGTCCTTGGCTACGATCCAAACACCGCAAGCCTCGCGTACTAGCAACATGTCTCTCAGACTCCCCTCTTCTCACGGGCAGGCGAATGGCCAGAATGGTGCCAACGGACTCAACATGACTTTCTCACCGCCGTCATCACCTCAGACCCTTTTCCGCTCCAAAGGCCGTCTCCCGTCTTTTACTTCCTCCCGTGCGACCAGCGGCAATTTCAGCTCAATGCGATCCCCTACCAAGCGCATGACCGGTACCAACAACTACCAGAATTCGATTGTCCAAGACTCCGCTGCCTCTCTGAAGAAGAGAAGTTTGGCAGAGCTTGGCGTCGGCGCGTACCAGAACATTAGCGACGTCTCTTATGTTTCGTTCCTTGAATGGATCCGATCCGAGCGTCTGACCACCCTTCCCCACAAGGGCAGTCGCTGGGATAAAGTTCTCATCCGTGCACTCTACTTTGCAGAGCAGTTGCACAACTTCGAGCAAGCTATCCAGCCCTTTGCGCAGGATAGCAGCTATGCAGCCAGCGTTGGCTATGGCCACGCTCAATTACTTCTTGAG CTCAGTCACCACAACTCGGCAGCTCTTGACAAGGCATTTTCCGTCTTTTACAAGTTTGCCATGTCGTTCCATTCAGTTTTGCACCGCTCGGAACTATTGGCAGCAAGCTCGGAAATTCGCGAGCAAATCTGCCTCTTGTACACTGACCTCATCGCCCTGGTGGTTGATGTTGCGGTCAAATTCTACAAGACAGTCAAGGGCATGACGCCTGGCTCCACGAGTCTCGACATCTTTGAACTTTTCGGCGAAACCATTGAGACGTTCCGTACGCGACAGAACACTGTGATTGAATTGATTTGGCAATCACAGATCGAGAACGAGGAGTTTGAGGATGGTGAAGCTATTGATGTCCAGCATTTGAGCCGATGGTTGGCGTCACAGGATCGTGTGATTGCCGCGATCACTCGTGACCATGAGACTTATGTGGACAACCAAGCGGTAAGATATAGTTCCACCATATATTGA